A stretch of the Kushneria konosiri genome encodes the following:
- a CDS encoding sarcosine oxidase subunit beta family protein yields MQRYSGFGLVKHAFGHHENWERQWRNPEPKKRYDVIIVGGGGHGLATAYYLAREFGVRNVAVIEKGWLGGGNTARNTTIVRSNYLWDEAGRLYNHSLDLWKGLSQDLNYNVMFSQRGVLNLGHTLQDMRDIQRRVNANRLNGIDSEVVTPQQIKEIEPELDISNRARYPIMGASWQKSAGVARHDAVAWGFARGADSHGVDLLQNTEVTGFKIRDGKVLGVHTNRGDIEAHTVGCVAAGNSGVLAKMAGIKLPLESHPLQALVSEPLKPILNTVTMSNHVHGYVSQSDKGDLVIGAGIDGYLGYGQRGSYPTIEHTLQAIVEMFPMFSRVRMNRQWGGIVDTCPDACPILSKTKVKGLYFNCGWGTGGFKATPGSGHVFAASLAKGEMHPIAAPFSIDRFHTGALIDEHGAAGVAH; encoded by the coding sequence ATGCAACGTTATTCCGGCTTCGGTCTGGTTAAACACGCGTTCGGTCATCACGAAAACTGGGAGCGTCAGTGGCGCAACCCGGAACCCAAGAAGCGCTACGACGTCATCATCGTGGGTGGCGGCGGCCACGGGCTGGCCACGGCCTATTATCTGGCCAGGGAATTCGGCGTCAGAAACGTCGCCGTGATTGAAAAGGGCTGGCTGGGCGGTGGCAACACGGCGCGTAACACCACCATCGTGCGGTCAAACTATCTGTGGGACGAAGCGGGGCGGCTGTACAACCACTCGCTGGATCTGTGGAAGGGGCTGTCACAGGATCTCAACTACAACGTCATGTTCTCCCAGCGCGGCGTGCTCAACCTGGGCCACACCCTGCAGGACATGCGTGACATTCAGCGCCGCGTCAATGCCAACCGCCTCAACGGTATCGACAGTGAAGTGGTCACGCCGCAGCAGATCAAGGAGATCGAGCCCGAGCTCGACATCTCCAATCGGGCACGCTATCCGATCATGGGCGCTTCCTGGCAGAAAAGTGCCGGCGTGGCGCGTCACGATGCGGTCGCCTGGGGCTTTGCCCGCGGCGCCGACTCGCATGGCGTGGATCTGTTGCAGAACACCGAAGTGACCGGCTTCAAGATTCGTGATGGCAAGGTGCTGGGGGTCCACACCAACCGTGGCGACATCGAAGCCCATACGGTCGGCTGTGTGGCGGCCGGCAACTCGGGTGTGTTGGCGAAGATGGCCGGCATCAAGCTGCCGCTGGAGTCGCATCCGCTGCAGGCACTGGTCTCCGAGCCGCTCAAGCCGATTCTCAACACGGTCACCATGTCCAACCACGTTCACGGCTACGTGAGCCAGTCCGACAAGGGCGATCTGGTCATCGGTGCCGGCATCGACGGCTATCTCGGTTACGGTCAGCGCGGCAGCTACCCCACCATCGAGCACACCCTGCAGGCGATCGTCGAGATGTTCCCGATGTTCTCGCGGGTGCGCATGAACCGTCAGTGGGGCGGCATCGTGGATACCTGCCCGGATGCCTGTCCGATTCTGTCCAAGACGAAGGTCAAGGGACTGTATTTCAACTGCGGCTGGGGCACCGGCGGCTTCAAGGCCACCCCCGGTTCGGGACACGTGTTTGCGGCCAGTCTGGCGAAAGGCGAAATGCACCCGATCGCTGCGCCCTTTTCCATCGACCGTTTCCATACCGGTGCATTGATCGATGAACACGGCGCTGCCGGCGTGGCGCACTGA
- a CDS encoding sarcosine oxidase subunit delta, which yields MFYIFCPYCKEHREEEEFHPRGQAHLLRPEDPENTSDEEWGDYLFFRDNPRGIHHEMWVHSVGCRKFFNITRNTVTYEILETYPMGEQPTITADSPEIRHEQGAQVADGGWQTVGARPENKALNEETSS from the coding sequence ATGTTTTATATCTTTTGCCCCTACTGCAAGGAGCACCGCGAGGAAGAGGAGTTTCATCCCCGCGGTCAGGCCCACCTCTTGCGCCCGGAAGATCCGGAAAATACCAGCGATGAAGAGTGGGGCGACTACCTGTTTTTCCGCGATAACCCGCGCGGCATTCACCACGAAATGTGGGTGCACTCGGTGGGCTGTCGCAAGTTTTTCAATATCACCCGTAACACGGTGACCTACGAGATCCTCGAGACCTATCCGATGGGCGAGCAGCCGACCATTACGGCGGATAGCCCCGAGATTCGTCACGAGCAGGGGGCTCAGGTGGCCGATGGCGGCTGGCAGACCGTCGGTGCCCGGCCCGAGAACAAGGCGCTCAACGAGGAGACCTCGTCATGA